One genomic region from Chloroflexia bacterium SDU3-3 encodes:
- the cas3 gene encoding CRISPR-associated helicase Cas3', translating into MNVGNGLALRPFQQRVFEAVWRGERVILQAPTGAGKTRAALNPFVQHLAEHVGGGPETPLRMPLTCRYAVPLRVLASQFFGEFGSLGDAIDRHWSTRTKDIYQTFGQQLVQVQTGEQPMDSQLESALTFCTIDQLLASFLGIPYGIGGRRANLNVGAVIGSYLVLDEFHLYPLARDGKGAWGARTTALQMLQMLNGQGKKLTPFVLMTATFSSQLIGQLAQLLDATVISVDSAPSPDGGPSELDALNAGRTRHVTVHDSPMDVRSILDTHQGCSLVVCNTVLRAQQVFVALREALEGSPTRVLLLHSRFTDDDRQRKQAELEQRLGKQAWDGDIYLGEDVIVVGTQVVEVGLDISVRTLHSEAAPANSIIQRAGRCARFAQQRGQVHIYPVPPNDDGKTSYRPYDEAKTLATSVAFDRLRGQHVGFAQEQEVIDAVHSEEDAALLDTFRRQQPLIREKMYRGWAFAERAIATTLIRDVQQVSLLIHPDPNAAITERPWDWQSFSLAPGQLIGRWDRLHEAASQRRGFGDDGPIMWAAQIEEPPTDAGERVPPRYRWEPVATREGIASALMLTLSPDIASYSSDIGLVLRDGALDTHWPTQPFASSKVQGQATRQIYGGYDQESYAEHIGGLLRAYRESRLADDARYIARRLEQAAGLADGAVDWAIRLAIACHDIGKLGQGWQGWAQGWQATLVSTFPAKAEAYQPRKAPFAHTDSEPHHRDLERAFTRKTPRPHHACESAALAANLIFESLGNDSLARATVAAIARHHSAASQRYEPIQLIPDARRYVAEMLDVARQGTAWPYDIQELDLAIDHGTDLDAESMTLPRDQPGLELEMWLYYVIVRALRLADGRSFAFQ; encoded by the coding sequence ATGAACGTTGGAAACGGCCTTGCGCTGCGTCCATTTCAGCAGCGCGTGTTCGAGGCGGTCTGGCGGGGTGAGCGGGTCATCCTTCAGGCCCCGACCGGGGCGGGCAAAACGCGGGCGGCGCTGAACCCCTTTGTGCAGCATCTGGCGGAACATGTGGGCGGCGGGCCAGAGACGCCGCTGCGCATGCCGCTGACCTGCCGCTACGCGGTGCCGCTGCGGGTGCTGGCCAGCCAGTTTTTTGGCGAGTTCGGCTCGCTGGGCGATGCTATCGATCGCCACTGGTCGACGCGGACGAAGGATATCTACCAGACCTTTGGCCAGCAGCTGGTGCAGGTGCAGACCGGCGAGCAGCCGATGGACAGCCAGCTTGAGTCGGCGCTGACCTTCTGCACCATCGACCAGCTGCTGGCCAGCTTCCTCGGCATCCCCTACGGTATAGGGGGGCGGCGGGCCAACCTAAATGTGGGCGCGGTGATCGGCTCGTATCTGGTGCTCGACGAGTTCCACCTCTACCCGCTTGCCCGCGATGGCAAGGGCGCGTGGGGTGCGCGCACCACCGCGCTGCAGATGCTGCAGATGCTCAACGGCCAGGGGAAAAAGCTCACGCCGTTTGTGCTGATGACCGCCACCTTCTCCTCGCAGCTGATCGGGCAGCTGGCGCAGCTGCTGGATGCGACGGTGATATCGGTGGATTCCGCGCCATCGCCCGACGGTGGCCCGAGCGAGCTGGATGCGCTGAATGCCGGGCGCACGCGCCATGTCACTGTTCACGATAGCCCGATGGATGTGCGCTCCATCCTCGATACCCACCAGGGCTGCTCGCTGGTGGTCTGCAACACCGTGCTGCGCGCCCAGCAGGTGTTTGTGGCTCTGCGCGAGGCGCTGGAGGGCAGCCCTACCAGGGTGCTGCTGCTGCACAGCCGCTTTACCGATGATGATCGGCAGCGCAAGCAGGCCGAGCTTGAGCAGCGCCTTGGGAAACAAGCGTGGGATGGCGACATCTACCTGGGCGAGGATGTGATCGTAGTTGGCACGCAGGTGGTCGAGGTTGGCCTCGACATCTCGGTGCGCACGCTGCACAGCGAGGCTGCGCCCGCCAACAGCATCATCCAGCGGGCCGGGCGCTGCGCCCGCTTCGCCCAGCAGCGCGGCCAGGTCCACATCTACCCCGTGCCACCCAACGACGATGGCAAGACCAGCTACCGCCCCTACGACGAGGCCAAGACGCTGGCCACCAGCGTCGCATTCGACCGCCTGCGCGGGCAGCACGTGGGCTTTGCCCAAGAGCAGGAGGTGATCGACGCGGTGCATAGCGAGGAGGATGCCGCCCTGCTCGATACCTTCCGCCGCCAGCAGCCGCTCATCCGCGAGAAGATGTACCGCGGCTGGGCATTCGCCGAGCGTGCAATCGCTACCACGCTCATCCGCGATGTCCAGCAGGTCTCGCTGCTTATCCACCCCGACCCCAACGCTGCTATCACCGAGCGCCCGTGGGACTGGCAGAGCTTCTCGCTCGCCCCGGGGCAGCTGATCGGGCGTTGGGATCGCCTGCACGAGGCGGCGTCCCAGCGGCGCGGCTTCGGCGACGACGGCCCGATCATGTGGGCCGCGCAGATCGAGGAGCCGCCGACCGACGCGGGTGAGCGCGTGCCGCCGCGCTATCGCTGGGAGCCGGTGGCCACCCGTGAGGGAATTGCCAGCGCGCTGATGCTCACCCTCTCGCCCGATATCGCCAGCTACTCGTCCGACATCGGTTTGGTGCTGCGCGATGGCGCGCTGGATACGCACTGGCCGACCCAGCCGTTTGCCAGCAGCAAAGTGCAGGGCCAGGCTACGCGCCAGATCTACGGCGGGTACGACCAAGAGTCCTACGCCGAGCATATCGGCGGGCTGCTGCGGGCCTACCGCGAGTCGCGGCTGGCCGATGATGCGCGCTACATCGCACGGCGGCTGGAGCAGGCGGCTGGTCTAGCCGATGGCGCGGTGGACTGGGCCATCCGCCTAGCCATCGCCTGCCACGACATCGGCAAGCTGGGCCAGGGCTGGCAGGGCTGGGCGCAGGGCTGGCAGGCTACACTGGTTTCCACCTTCCCGGCTAAGGCCGAGGCCTACCAGCCGCGCAAGGCCCCCTTCGCCCACACCGATAGTGAGCCGCACCACCGCGACCTGGAGCGCGCCTTCACGCGGAAGACGCCGCGCCCCCACCACGCCTGCGAGAGCGCGGCGCTGGCGGCAAACCTAATCTTCGAGTCGCTCGGCAATGACTCGCTGGCCCGCGCCACGGTGGCGGCGATCGCGCGGCATCATAGCGCGGCATCGCAGCGCTACGAGCCGATCCAGCTCATCCCCGATGCGCGCCGCTATGTGGCCGAGATGCTCGATGTGGCCCGCCAGGGGACGGCGTGGCCCTACGATATCCAGGAGCTTGATCTGGCGATTGACCACGGCACGGATCTGGACGCCGAATCTATGACCCTGCCGCGCGACCAGCCCGGGCTTGAGCTGGAGATGTGGCTGTACTACGTGATCGTTCGCGCGCTCCGGCTGGCGGATGGGCGGTCGTTCGCGTTTCAGTAG
- a CDS encoding DevR family CRISPR-associated autoregulator yields MSTRTLGSLSISAEAIIDLHALNNEGGEGNQIQTRMVEVVTRDTDGSPRVESVNAISGDMFKHIQADHLYHIAQGDSGLPLCAGCARFNANRISSDESFRAFINGEDKKTAPNAVQVLDRLLTSCTIDDLEGNLITEGKQSTPRKSVVEFGWVVGRPDATRTGQYFHVKYNPAQRAQEDDRSSNQGQAIFYRPASSGVYALVCHLELGRIGYNDISQRYAIDAEQQLARHQALLRSVLYTFIRPSGAMRSTQLPHLVDIRGVVSWSADSTPAPTFSALNPDFVDQSERVIAALTRGQQQPALASKPFSSFADLSDVLAELTETSRPLRYAER; encoded by the coding sequence ATGAGCACACGCACGCTTGGCTCGCTCTCGATCAGCGCCGAGGCGATCATCGATCTGCACGCCCTGAACAATGAGGGCGGCGAGGGCAACCAGATCCAGACCCGCATGGTGGAGGTGGTGACCCGCGATACTGACGGCTCGCCGCGCGTGGAGAGCGTGAACGCCATCTCGGGCGATATGTTTAAGCACATCCAGGCCGACCACCTCTACCACATTGCGCAGGGCGATAGCGGCCTGCCGCTGTGCGCCGGGTGCGCCCGCTTCAACGCCAACCGCATTTCTAGCGACGAGAGCTTCCGCGCCTTCATCAACGGCGAGGACAAGAAGACCGCGCCCAATGCGGTGCAGGTGCTCGACCGGCTGCTCACCAGCTGCACCATCGACGATCTGGAGGGCAACCTGATCACCGAGGGCAAGCAGTCCACCCCGCGCAAGAGCGTGGTCGAGTTTGGCTGGGTGGTGGGCCGCCCCGACGCCACGCGCACCGGCCAGTACTTCCACGTGAAGTACAACCCCGCCCAGCGCGCCCAGGAGGATGACCGCTCCAGCAACCAGGGCCAGGCGATCTTCTACCGCCCGGCCAGCAGCGGCGTCTACGCGCTGGTGTGCCACCTGGAGCTAGGCCGGATCGGCTACAACGACATTAGCCAGCGCTACGCCATCGATGCCGAGCAGCAGCTGGCCCGCCACCAGGCCCTGCTGCGCAGCGTGCTCTACACCTTCATCCGCCCCAGCGGCGCGATGCGCAGCACCCAGCTGCCGCACCTAGTGGACATCCGCGGCGTGGTCTCGTGGAGCGCCGACAGCACGCCCGCGCCCACCTTCAGCGCTCTCAACCCCGATTTCGTCGACCAGAGCGAGCGGGTGATCGCGGCGCTCACGCGCGGTCAGCAGCAGCCTGCCTTGGCTTCAAAGCCCTTCAGCAGCTTCGCCGACCTCAGTGATGTGCTGGCCGAGCTGACCGAGACCAGCCGCCCGCTGCGCTACGCCGAGCGATAG
- a CDS encoding CRISPR system precrRNA processing endoribonuclease RAMP protein Cas6, producing the protein MTLTTYHLEFRAVARTPLELDDQAGSQLRGALVGALWQRFCANHQARTCAECPLAAACPVAALIAPMRAEGEPGGDQRPRPYVTRPPQGGRYRPGDPLAFGLALFGPAAQLFPYVVMAAQGVEQSGLGRPLAANGGRRGLIQIDEIAAVSPLDGARQPLLAKGAGMVASPGLAVAAADVAAFAATLPAHALTLQFLTPLRLIDGKQLVKRIALRPLVQRLMRRLDDLSIAYGAGPLGLDFRALLDVAERAVVIEDRTRWVDVASYSARQGGRTPIGGLVGQATFAGDLAPLRELLVWGSLVHIGKNAVKGDGCYRILADQRALAAAH; encoded by the coding sequence ATGACTCTTACCACCTACCACCTGGAGTTTCGCGCCGTGGCCCGCACGCCGCTGGAGCTGGATGACCAGGCCGGGTCGCAGCTGCGCGGCGCGCTGGTGGGGGCGCTCTGGCAGCGCTTCTGCGCCAACCACCAGGCCCGCACCTGCGCCGAGTGCCCGCTGGCGGCGGCCTGCCCGGTGGCCGCGCTGATCGCCCCTATGCGCGCCGAGGGCGAGCCGGGCGGCGACCAGCGGCCCCGGCCCTACGTCACCCGCCCGCCCCAGGGCGGGCGCTACCGCCCCGGCGACCCGCTGGCCTTCGGGCTGGCGCTGTTCGGCCCCGCCGCCCAGCTCTTCCCCTACGTGGTGATGGCCGCGCAGGGCGTGGAGCAGAGCGGCCTGGGCCGACCGCTGGCGGCCAACGGCGGGCGGCGCGGCCTGATCCAGATCGACGAGATCGCGGCGGTCAGCCCGCTGGATGGGGCGCGGCAGCCGCTGCTGGCCAAGGGCGCGGGCATGGTGGCCAGCCCAGGCCTCGCGGTGGCGGCGGCGGATGTGGCGGCCTTCGCGGCCACGCTGCCCGCCCACGCGCTCACGCTCCAGTTCCTCACGCCGCTGCGCCTGATCGACGGCAAGCAGCTGGTCAAGCGCATCGCGCTGCGCCCGCTGGTGCAGCGCCTGATGCGGCGGCTCGACGACCTGTCGATCGCCTATGGCGCGGGGCCGCTGGGCCTCGACTTCCGCGCGCTGCTGGATGTGGCCGAGCGCGCGGTGGTGATTGAGGACCGCACCCGCTGGGTGGATGTGGCCAGCTACTCGGCGCGGCAGGGTGGCCGCACGCCGATCGGCGGGCTGGTGGGCCAGGCCACCTTCGCGGGCGACCTTGCCCCGCTGCGCGAGCTGCTGGTGTGGGGCAGTCTGGTCCACATCGGCAAGAACGCGGTGAAGGGCGACGGCTGCTACCGCATCCTGGCCGACCAGCGGGCCTTGGCCGCCGCCCACTAG